A stretch of Clostridium formicaceticum DNA encodes these proteins:
- the lepB gene encoding signal peptidase I, which translates to MKKEIIEWIKTIVLSLVIALIITTFIKPTIVKNYSMVPTLDENNFLIVNRLLYKQGTPKRGDIIVFRSPLKTAAGKDKLLIKRIIALPGEEIVIRDGNVFIDGEYLEEPYLVEDSYTEGTVDLVIPEGKIFAMGDNRENSLDSRDDILGLVDMEDVIGKAFLRLYPLNRMGFLTTYVPAKSNAITALN; encoded by the coding sequence ATGAAAAAAGAAATTATCGAATGGATTAAAACCATTGTGTTATCATTAGTGATTGCATTAATTATAACAACCTTTATTAAACCAACCATCGTAAAAAACTATTCTATGGTACCAACATTAGATGAAAATAACTTCTTGATAGTGAATCGCTTGTTATATAAACAAGGAACACCCAAACGTGGAGATATTATCGTATTTAGATCTCCACTAAAAACAGCTGCTGGGAAGGACAAATTGTTGATTAAAAGAATTATTGCGCTACCAGGAGAGGAAATTGTTATAAGAGATGGCAATGTGTTTATTGATGGAGAATACCTTGAAGAACCTTATTTAGTAGAAGATTCTTATACGGAGGGTACAGTAGATTTGGTCATTCCAGAAGGAAAAATATTTGCAATGGGTGATAATCGTGAAAACAGTTTAGATAGCAGGGATGACATATTAGGACTCGTTGATATGGAGGACGTTATTGGAAAAGCTTTCTTGCGATTATATCCATTAAATAGAATGGGTTTTTTAACTACTTATGTGCCTGCTAAAAGCAATGCAATAACTGCATTAAATTAG
- the lepB gene encoding signal peptidase I, producing the protein MKKINSYDYNLLKKIIIILGLFFIMNTFVLSIANVEGESMYPTLNPADRIVFIKLPYFRKNIKRGDVVIFTPPEELGREGELFVKRVAAVGEDMFMIEGGILQINSIEVMEDYICEEDYINKDYCHIKGIVPQNKFFVLGDNRNNSNDSRRFSCIGKHHIKGRVVLKIWPLHEITTFKNPHH; encoded by the coding sequence ATGAAAAAAATCAATTCTTACGACTATAACTTACTAAAAAAAATAATCATTATATTAGGACTTTTTTTTATCATGAATACCTTTGTGCTTAGTATAGCTAATGTAGAAGGGGAGTCTATGTATCCCACTTTAAATCCAGCAGATCGGATTGTTTTTATAAAACTCCCTTATTTCCGTAAAAATATAAAAAGAGGAGATGTCGTGATATTTACACCTCCTGAAGAATTGGGTAGGGAAGGCGAGTTGTTTGTTAAAAGAGTAGCAGCCGTGGGAGAAGATATGTTTATGATAGAAGGTGGGATACTACAGATTAACAGTATAGAAGTCATGGAAGATTATATTTGTGAAGAAGATTATATTAACAAAGACTATTGTCATATAAAAGGTATTGTTCCACAAAATAAATTCTTTGTTTTAGGAGATAATAGAAATAACAGCAATGACAGTAGAAGGTTTTCCTGTATAGGAAAGCACCATATCAAAGGCAGAGTTGTGTTAAAAATATGGCCTTTACATGAAATAACAACCTTTAAAAACCCCCACCATTAA
- a CDS encoding spore coat associated protein CotJA, with product MMYTPYPGIYPIPFMPMYAMLAHAYVPYQTYVNAFPLTEALMKGTLFPELYQPYIEKDKRWEGRK from the coding sequence ATGATGTATACACCTTACCCTGGCATATACCCCATTCCCTTTATGCCTATGTATGCAATGTTAGCTCATGCTTATGTACCGTATCAAACCTATGTGAATGCTTTTCCTTTAACAGAAGCTTTAATGAAGGGCACACTTTTTCCAGAACTATATCAACCTTATATTGAAAAGGATAAACGTTGGGAGGGAAGAAAATAA
- a CDS encoding DUF456 domain-containing protein, with protein MENALIIISFALILLGILGIFIPVLPGPIFVLLGIVVYGFVTDFTVISLYWIVLFSILTFVTIVIDYLASFLTAKRFNVSSWGMIGMFIGGFSGLVIFNVIGLIIGQVVGLTMGELLSGRAWKESMKAGGAGVFAYFVSLIVKLFVTSIIVGIFIYLIR; from the coding sequence ATGGAAAATGCATTAATCATAATTAGTTTTGCGCTTATTCTATTAGGTATTCTTGGAATTTTTATACCGGTTCTTCCAGGTCCCATTTTCGTATTGTTAGGGATTGTAGTGTATGGGTTTGTTACAGATTTTACTGTAATCTCTTTATATTGGATCGTATTATTTTCGATTCTAACTTTTGTTACTATCGTAATTGATTACTTAGCTTCTTTTTTAACAGCCAAAAGGTTTAATGTATCCTCTTGGGGCATGATTGGCATGTTTATCGGAGGTTTCTCAGGACTTGTTATTTTCAATGTGATAGGTTTGATTATTGGGCAAGTAGTTGGTCTAACAATGGGAGAACTTTTGTCTGGAAGAGCGTGGAAAGAGTCTATGAAGGCTGGAGGAGCTGGTGTCTTTGCTTATTTTGTTAGTCTCATAGTAAAGTTATTCGTAACGAGTATTATAGTAGGAATATTTATTTATCTTATACGATAA
- the queG gene encoding tRNA epoxyqueuosine(34) reductase QueG — translation MKLKEEIKSYGKSIGVDLIGFTSAEPFEDMRNILEKRKKRNHLSGFEEQNIELRIHPKKTMADAKSIIVIGVSYYKRHIKQGEMNKPPFSGVLARTAWGRDYHYVLKEKLEKIAAFIQERIDDFRYKIFVDTGPLVDRHVAYRAGLGWYGYNALLINEKYGSWFFIGYMMNNVAFEEDKPLENKACEGCNLCIKNCPKGALEGPYEFNAKKCLSNLLQQKEEIYEEDRGILGKNLYGCDICQDVCPHNNKATEMSEDHFSPQAVSSAPDLIELLHMSNKAFKKTYGSTSAGWRGKKVLQRNAIIAIVNHGDKKALPYLIPLLKDNRPEIRSCSIWGIFQLDPFLAREISEEMKKKEEDQKVLDTIVSCLNKAFPFEN, via the coding sequence ATGAAGCTCAAAGAAGAAATTAAAAGCTATGGGAAATCTATTGGGGTAGACTTAATAGGTTTCACAAGTGCAGAACCCTTTGAAGATATGAGAAATATTTTAGAGAAAAGAAAAAAACGAAATCATCTTTCTGGATTTGAAGAACAGAATATAGAACTTCGTATTCATCCTAAAAAAACAATGGCAGATGCTAAATCTATTATTGTTATAGGGGTATCTTATTATAAAAGACATATCAAACAAGGAGAGATGAATAAACCACCATTTTCTGGCGTATTAGCCAGGACAGCATGGGGAAGGGACTATCACTATGTTTTGAAGGAAAAACTAGAAAAAATTGCTGCTTTTATTCAGGAAAGGATCGATGATTTTCGCTACAAAATTTTTGTAGATACAGGCCCTTTAGTAGACCGTCATGTGGCCTATAGAGCTGGACTGGGTTGGTATGGTTACAACGCTCTCCTTATTAATGAAAAATACGGTTCTTGGTTTTTTATAGGTTATATGATGAACAATGTAGCGTTTGAAGAAGATAAACCTTTAGAAAACAAAGCCTGTGAAGGATGCAACTTATGTATAAAAAATTGTCCTAAAGGTGCTCTTGAAGGTCCTTATGAATTTAATGCAAAAAAGTGCCTGTCTAATTTATTGCAACAAAAAGAGGAAATTTATGAGGAGGATAGGGGCATACTAGGAAAAAATCTCTATGGCTGTGATATTTGCCAAGATGTCTGTCCTCATAATAATAAAGCAACGGAAATGTCAGAAGACCATTTTTCTCCCCAAGCGGTTTCATCTGCACCGGATTTAATAGAGCTGCTTCATATGTCTAATAAGGCCTTTAAAAAAACCTATGGGTCAACTTCAGCAGGGTGGAGGGGGAAAAAAGTACTTCAGAGAAATGCCATCATTGCTATAGTGAATCATGGGGATAAAAAGGCACTACCTTATCTAATACCTTTATTAAAAGACAATAGACCAGAAATAAGAAGCTGTAGCATATGGGGAATATTTCAATTAGATCCTTTTTTAGCAAGAGAGATTTCCGAGGAAATGAAAAAGAAAGAGGAGGATCAAAAAGTGTTAGATACGATAGTCAGCTGCCTTAATAAAGCTTTTCCTTTTGAAAATTAG
- a CDS encoding HPr family phosphocarrier protein has translation MLEKLMTIKNKTGIHARPAGKLVKEASKFQSDIVIIKSDSEFNAKSIMNVMSMGARMGEKVTVRVSGEDEKEAFDAIVDLIERGFDE, from the coding sequence ATGTTAGAGAAACTAATGACGATAAAAAATAAAACTGGAATCCATGCTAGGCCTGCAGGCAAGTTAGTAAAGGAAGCTTCTAAATTTCAATCGGACATTGTTATCATAAAAAGTGATAGTGAATTTAATGCGAAAAGCATTATGAATGTGATGAGCATGGGAGCAAGAATGGGAGAAAAAGTAACTGTAAGAGTATCAGGTGAGGATGAAAAGGAAGCTTTTGATGCTATTGTAGATTTAATTGAAAGAGGTTTTGATGAATAA
- a CDS encoding CBS domain-containing protein gives MKVRDIMTSHVSASNANASIDEIARKMKELNVGSIPICDNQNHVIGIVTDRDIVVRGIVDGFRVSDNIEKVMSKELIFVSPDTHTHEAARIMAQNQIRRLPVVENGKLVGLVAIGDLAVRNIYVDDAGKALSDISLPSRPMM, from the coding sequence ATGAAGGTAAGAGATATTATGACAAGTCATGTTTCAGCATCAAATGCAAATGCCAGCATTGATGAAATAGCAAGAAAGATGAAGGAATTAAATGTAGGTTCTATTCCTATATGTGATAATCAAAATCACGTTATAGGTATTGTTACTGATAGAGATATCGTCGTAAGAGGTATCGTAGATGGATTTAGAGTTTCTGATAATATAGAAAAAGTAATGTCAAAGGAACTGATTTTTGTTTCACCTGATACTCATACCCACGAAGCAGCAAGAATCATGGCTCAAAATCAAATTAGAAGATTGCCGGTTGTTGAGAATGGAAAGTTAGTAGGGCTTGTAGCTATAGGTGATTTAGCAGTTAGAAATATTTATGTGGATGATGCCGGTAAAGCTTTAAGCGATATTTCTTTACCCAGCCGTCCAATGATGTAA
- a CDS encoding DMT family transporter: protein MANKKDLYRIHLMLCIAVIGVSFSAILIRSTTAPSNIIAMYRMMITFLLFLPASLTKGRKEIKEICGKQLLLCCFSGIFLALHFITWMTSLKYTTVASSTILVGLQPIFTAVIGYFLYKEKLSKKGFLGMLLTISGSSMIGFFSFHAGEGHFYGNILALLGGLFGALYIIIGRGIRKKISTLIYGFIVYGTCTVLLVIINLMLKLPFVGYTHKDYILFLAMAVLCTIGGHTIFNWSLKYIEANKVSITMLGEPVGATILAVLFLKEIPSFWQVLSGILILIGLYIFMGIGEDKTVSLTTYNEG, encoded by the coding sequence TTGGCAAATAAGAAAGATTTATATAGAATCCATTTGATGCTATGCATAGCAGTAATTGGGGTTTCTTTTTCTGCCATCCTTATTAGGAGTACCACAGCCCCTTCTAATATTATCGCTATGTACAGGATGATGATTACCTTCCTTCTATTTCTTCCGGCTAGTTTGACTAAAGGAAGAAAAGAAATAAAGGAAATTTGCGGAAAACAGCTTTTGCTTTGTTGCTTCAGTGGAATATTCTTAGCACTTCATTTTATTACTTGGATGACTTCGTTGAAGTATACAACAGTAGCTTCATCCACTATACTAGTGGGATTACAGCCTATCTTCACGGCAGTTATCGGGTATTTTTTATATAAAGAAAAGCTAAGCAAAAAAGGATTTTTAGGGATGTTACTAACCATCAGTGGAAGTAGCATGATAGGATTTTTTAGTTTTCATGCAGGGGAAGGACATTTCTATGGGAATATTTTAGCTTTGTTAGGTGGTCTTTTTGGCGCACTATATATTATTATAGGTAGGGGAATAAGAAAAAAAATATCTACCTTAATTTATGGGTTTATTGTTTATGGTACTTGTACAGTGCTTTTAGTCATAATAAACCTAATGCTAAAGTTACCCTTTGTAGGTTATACCCATAAAGATTATATTTTGTTTTTAGCAATGGCAGTTTTATGCACAATTGGTGGACACACAATCTTTAATTGGTCTCTAAAATATATTGAAGCAAACAAGGTTTCCATTACTATGCTGGGAGAACCAGTAGGGGCTACGATTTTAGCAGTCTTGTTTTTAAAAGAGATCCCGAGCTTTTGGCAAGTTTTAAGTGGTATTTTAATACTAATAGGTTTATATATCTTTATGGGTATAGGTGAAGATAAGACAGTATCCTTAACTACATATAATGAAGGTTAA
- a CDS encoding spore coat protein CotJB — MKERMVLMRQIQDVEFALTELQLYLDTHPFDQKALMDFNCYSQQLLMLKQQYEMSYGPLLNYGFSPSPYPWKWLDSPWPWEEQF, encoded by the coding sequence ATGAAGGAAAGAATGGTTTTGATGCGACAAATTCAGGATGTAGAATTTGCTTTAACTGAATTGCAGTTATATCTAGATACCCATCCCTTTGATCAGAAGGCTTTAATGGACTTCAACTGCTATAGTCAGCAGTTATTGATGTTAAAGCAACAATATGAAATGTCTTATGGCCCTTTATTAAACTATGGATTCTCACCCAGTCCGTATCCATGGAAGTGGTTAGATAGTCCATGGCCATGGGAAGAACAATTTTAA
- a CDS encoding nucleoside kinase: protein MGSKKLQNHISIMINDQGPYKYERGISLEEIARDFQQNMKYLIVAALVDNELKELKNTLDEDCEVKFIHLCSSIGSRIYQRSLTFVFIRACVEIFSSCKVSVEHSISKGLYCEVHYKRPINEEDAKRIQQRMQEIIWEDVVFEKNRVPVDEAKDIFRDYEQMGKVRLLKYREKPYINIYQCGWLKNYFYGYMVPSTGYLKDFKLQYYAPGIVLQFPRFEDQGKIPDFQEHPKLFKVFRESEKWGEILEIDYVASLNDLIVTQREGEFIRIAEALHEKKIAELADSIAENIEEKRVVLIAGPSSSGKTTFAQRLMIQLKVNGIKPMAISLDDYFVDRESTPLDEAGNYDFESLYAIDLKLFNRDLERILKGEEVEMPTFNFHTGKREYRGHKIQINENQPIILEGIHALNDQLTSSIPKNNKFKIYISALTQLNIDEHNRIPTTDTRLIRRIVRDSKFRSNDAETTLGMWQSVRRGEEKNIFPFQEEADAMFNSALFYELSILKKYAEPLLRQVHNTSIYYSEAKRLLKFLNYFVALENEEDIPKTSILREFIGGSSFHKEEKKDD, encoded by the coding sequence ATGGGAAGCAAAAAGCTGCAGAACCACATATCAATCATGATAAACGATCAAGGTCCATATAAATACGAAAGAGGTATTTCATTAGAAGAGATTGCAAGAGATTTTCAGCAAAATATGAAATACTTAATTGTTGCTGCTCTTGTGGATAATGAACTAAAAGAGCTAAAGAATACATTAGATGAAGATTGTGAAGTGAAGTTTATTCACCTATGCTCTTCTATTGGTTCTAGAATTTATCAAAGAAGTTTAACCTTTGTATTTATTAGAGCATGTGTGGAAATTTTTTCAAGCTGCAAGGTTTCTGTAGAACATTCTATCAGCAAAGGATTGTATTGTGAGGTTCATTATAAAAGACCAATAAATGAAGAAGATGCAAAACGAATTCAGCAACGAATGCAAGAAATTATTTGGGAAGATGTTGTCTTTGAAAAAAATAGGGTTCCGGTAGATGAAGCAAAGGATATTTTTAGGGATTATGAGCAAATGGGTAAGGTAAGATTGCTAAAGTATAGAGAAAAACCCTATATTAATATTTATCAATGTGGATGGTTGAAAAATTATTTTTATGGTTATATGGTTCCCTCTACAGGATATTTAAAAGATTTTAAATTACAGTACTATGCCCCTGGTATTGTTTTACAGTTCCCGAGGTTTGAAGATCAAGGAAAAATCCCAGATTTTCAAGAGCATCCGAAGTTATTTAAGGTATTTAGAGAATCAGAAAAATGGGGAGAAATTTTAGAAATTGACTATGTTGCATCTTTAAATGATCTTATTGTAACCCAAAGAGAGGGAGAGTTTATTAGAATTGCTGAAGCGCTACATGAAAAGAAAATTGCAGAATTAGCTGACAGTATTGCAGAAAATATTGAAGAAAAACGTGTTGTTTTGATTGCAGGGCCCTCCTCCTCGGGTAAAACAACCTTTGCGCAACGTTTGATGATTCAACTAAAGGTAAATGGTATTAAGCCCATGGCTATTTCTCTGGATGACTATTTTGTGGATCGTGAAAGCACGCCTTTGGATGAGGCTGGCAACTATGATTTTGAATCCCTTTATGCAATTGATTTAAAGCTTTTTAATAGAGACTTAGAAAGAATACTAAAAGGGGAAGAGGTGGAAATGCCTACCTTTAATTTTCATACAGGCAAAAGAGAATATCGTGGCCATAAAATCCAAATTAACGAAAATCAGCCTATAATATTAGAGGGAATTCATGCTTTAAATGATCAGTTAACTTCCTCTATTCCCAAAAATAATAAGTTCAAAATATATATCAGTGCTTTAACACAACTAAATATAGATGAACATAATAGAATTCCCACTACAGACACCAGGTTAATAAGACGAATTGTTAGGGATAGCAAGTTTCGATCGAATGATGCAGAAACTACTTTGGGCATGTGGCAATCTGTTAGACGGGGAGAAGAGAAAAATATTTTTCCTTTTCAAGAAGAGGCGGATGCCATGTTTAACTCTGCACTGTTTTATGAACTAAGCATACTAAAGAAATATGCGGAGCCTTTACTAAGACAGGTACATAATACCAGTATCTATTATTCAGAAGCAAAGAGATTATTAAAGTTTTTAAATTATTTTGTTGCGTTAGAGAATGAAGAAGACATACCTAAGACCTCTATTTTAAGGGAATTTATAGGAGGCAGTAGTTTTCATAAAGAAGAGAAAAAAGACGATTAA
- the ytxJ gene encoding bacillithiol system redox-active protein YtxJ has product MSRRIKKITTVEDLDKIIKKSKKKPVFIFKHDITLSESEEAYQEYIEFIEENEEDILFTMVDVREYVEVSEAIEEMLEINHEAPQLILVMEEEVVWDDQQNNITLDNLIEVVNEFISI; this is encoded by the coding sequence ATGTCAAGGCGCATTAAAAAAATTACAACAGTAGAGGATTTAGATAAAATAATAAAAAAGTCTAAGAAAAAGCCCGTTTTTATCTTCAAACACGATATTACTTTATCTGAGAGTGAAGAGGCGTATCAAGAATACATTGAGTTCATAGAAGAAAATGAAGAAGATATTCTATTTACTATGGTAGATGTTAGAGAATATGTGGAGGTTTCTGAGGCGATAGAGGAGATGTTGGAGATTAATCATGAGGCACCACAGCTTATATTGGTTATGGAGGAAGAAGTTGTATGGGATGATCAACAAAATAATATCACGCTAGATAATTTAATTGAGGTAGTAAACGAATTTATTTCTATATAA
- a CDS encoding manganese catalase family protein gives MWIYEKKLQYPVKVTCGPNPKLAQYLFTQYGGPDGELSAALRYLNQRYTIPTNEAKGLLTDIGTEELAHVEVITTLIYQLTKDATVEDFKAVDMGSFYAIRDGALFYSDSNGVPWTASYIQAHADPITDLHEDMAAEQKARAVYEHLLNLTDDPGVKDALRFLREREVVHFQRFGEALRIVQEYMQTKKIF, from the coding sequence ATGTGGATTTATGAAAAAAAATTGCAATATCCAGTTAAAGTAACTTGTGGACCTAATCCTAAGTTAGCACAATACTTATTTACCCAGTATGGGGGGCCCGATGGAGAATTATCAGCAGCCTTAAGATATTTGAATCAAAGATATACCATTCCAACCAATGAGGCTAAGGGATTATTAACAGATATAGGTACCGAAGAACTAGCGCATGTTGAGGTAATTACAACTTTAATCTATCAGTTGACGAAGGATGCAACTGTTGAGGATTTTAAGGCTGTAGATATGGGCTCCTTTTATGCGATTCGTGACGGGGCATTATTCTATTCAGATTCTAATGGTGTCCCTTGGACAGCGTCCTATATTCAAGCGCATGCAGATCCCATTACAGACCTACATGAAGATATGGCAGCAGAACAAAAAGCTCGTGCTGTATATGAGCACTTACTGAATCTTACTGACGATCCTGGCGTGAAAGATGCTTTAAGATTTTTAAGAGAAAGAGAAGTTGTGCATTTCCAAAGATTTGGCGAAGCATTGAGAATTGTGCAAGAGTATATGCAGACGAAAAAAATTTTTTAA
- a CDS encoding PrsW family intramembrane metalloprotease: MVTRLFVIAITPSIAIAIALYLTDRYDREPLPLLTKVFVLGALSVIPVLIVQRLLLSVNIFTGLLGIAFVSFIVAGLTEEYFKRAVVLYSAYRSRHFNEKLDGIVYCAFSALGFATVENIMYVVFRFSSNYYVGIMRGILSVPAHILFAVTMGYYLSLAKYTKEEEVRRRYFAKSLVTPTIFHGLFNFILMAQIPILMILFIPYVIYLWRLNLIRLNKYTKYSRDEFNRIIEDEE, from the coding sequence ATGGTCACAAGATTATTTGTTATTGCAATTACGCCTAGTATTGCCATTGCCATAGCTTTATATCTGACAGATAGATATGACAGAGAACCTTTACCTTTACTTACAAAAGTGTTTGTACTAGGAGCTTTATCTGTTATTCCTGTTTTAATTGTGCAAAGACTTTTATTAAGTGTAAATATATTTACTGGTTTGTTGGGAATTGCTTTTGTTTCCTTTATTGTAGCTGGTTTAACGGAGGAATATTTCAAAAGAGCAGTAGTTTTATATAGTGCCTATCGCAGTAGGCATTTTAATGAAAAATTAGATGGTATCGTTTATTGCGCTTTTTCAGCTCTTGGCTTTGCTACTGTTGAAAACATTATGTATGTAGTTTTTAGGTTTAGTAGTAACTATTATGTAGGGATTATGCGGGGAATCTTATCGGTTCCAGCCCACATACTTTTTGCTGTAACAATGGGCTATTATCTTTCTTTAGCAAAGTATACAAAAGAGGAAGAAGTAAGAAGAAGGTATTTTGCAAAATCCTTAGTTACACCAACAATATTTCATGGGTTATTTAATTTTATTTTGATGGCACAGATTCCTATATTAATGATTTTATTTATTCCTTATGTTATTTATTTATGGAGATTAAATCTAATACGACTAAACAAATATACAAAGTACAGTAGAGATGAATTCAATCGAATTATAGAAGACGAGGAATAG